From a single Miscanthus floridulus cultivar M001 chromosome 8, ASM1932011v1, whole genome shotgun sequence genomic region:
- the LOC136470193 gene encoding uncharacterized protein, translating to MVIPNYTYLKLKMLGPNGVITVESTYKHAYDYDVECIKYAEALVEAKTLIVNLDRLGSEAPDSKHRAGTFEPAEAVKLISVNPTCSNNRALRISATLDIK from the coding sequence atggtaatccccaactacacctacctcaagctcaagatgctgggccccaatggcgtcatcactgtcgagtccacatACAAACATGCATATGActacgacgtcgaatgcatcaagtacgccgaggctctcgtggaggccaagaccctcatcgtcaacctcgaccgacttggtagcgaggcgcctgactccaagcatcgtgctGGGACTTTTGAGCCTGCAGAGGCTGTCAAGCTTATATCGGTCAACCCCACCTGCTCTAACAATCGggcactgaggatcagcgccaccctcgacatcaaatag